The Ruania halotolerans genome contains the following window.
CCGTTCCGGGCCGATCAGCAGCACGGCGAGAATGGCCACCACGGCCATCTCCTCAAACCCAAAGCTCACACCCGAAGCCTAGTCCTACTCACCGGGTGCGTTCGCCGTCCCCATCGTCCGGCGCCTGCACGTTCCGCATGGCTACTCACTGGCCCGCTCTCCGAGCACCACATCCACGTCACGGTCCTGGCCGCCCTCGCGCACGGTCAGCGTGATCGTCTCCCCCGGAGCACGGGAACGGATCTTCACGATCAGCTCATCTGGTGCCGTCACCGGTTCACCGTCCATCGCCACGATCACGTCACCAGGTCGCAGACCGGCCTCATCGGCCGGCCCACCAGAGACAATGGCCTCGAGGTCGTCGTCGGACTCTTCGAGGACCTGCACGCCTTCGCCGCTGTACTGCCCGTTCAGCGTGGCCCCGATGATCGGGTAGGTCGCCTCCCCCGTATCGAGGAGCTGCTGGGCGGTACGCCGCACCTGAGTGCTCGGGATGGCGAATCCGAGTCCGACGCTTCCTGCTGCGGATCCGGACTGAGCGGTGGAGGCGATCGCGGAGTTCACCCCGATCACCTCACCCGAGGCGTTCACCAACGGCCCACCGGAGTTGCCCGGGTTGATCGCTGCGTCGGTCTGGATGGCGTTCAGGAAAGAGCTGCCTTCCTCACCCGGGATGCTCACCGGGCGGTCCAGGGCGCTGACGATCCCGGCCGTGACGGTGCCCTCAAGACCGAGTGGAGCGCCGATGGCCACCACCGGATCGCCGACCCGGAGCCCGTCGGAGTCGCCGAGCACGAGCGGCGTCAGATCCTCGCGGTCCACCTGCAGCACGGCGAGGTCGTAGTCGACAGTGGATCCGACCACCTCGGCCGTTTCCTGACTGCCGTCGGAGAAAACCACGGTCACGTCCTGCGCACCGGCGATCACGTGATGGTTGGTCACCACCACGCCGTCCTCACGGAGCACGAAGCCACTCCCCGAGCCACCAACGCCACCGCCGCCGGTGCGGATGTAGACCGTGCTCGGCAGCACATCCGCGGCAATCCCCGCGACCGAGCCATCGCTGAGATCGCCCGGGCTCGCCGATGGGTTTCCTGCCGGGGCCGACGGCAGCGACGACGGCGCAGGCTCGTCGATGAGTTGCATGCCGCCGATCGCACCGGCGATCAGTCCGACAAGCAGGCTCAGCAGCATCAGGAGGGCGACGACACCACCCCGCACGCCACGCCTGCCCCCGCGCTGATCGCGCTCGCTGCTCTCCGGCGGCCATGCGTCGGAGCTTCGCCGCGTCGGCGGAGCCGGCGCCGGGGGGTTCGCAGTGGTCCCGTACCCAGATGCTGCGACCGGCAACTGCCACGGCGTCTGTCCCGGTGCGGTGCTCGGCTGTCCCGGTGCGGTGCTCGGCTGTCCCTGGTGCGGCCCACTCGCCGTCGGCTCGTTTGTCATGAACCAGCGAGCAGGACGTGCAGACCGTTCGCGAGCCGGTCCACGACGCCGGAGTCGTCGGCCTCGGACATGCGCATGATCACCTCATGGGCCGCCGTCGGGTCTTCGCCGGAGGAGACGGCGACGACGGAGCCGCCGCATTGCACGATCCACCAGTTCTCCGCGACCAGATACACCTCGTGGGGACCGACCTGCACCGGTTCGAGCGCCGCGACCATCGAAGTATCGAGTACGCCGCGCTGCTCCATCACGTGCACGACCGTGGCCCCGTCCACGAGGTCGAGCCGGAGGACTTGCCCGCCAGCATCGGCATTGTCCGCGACGCTGACGTTCTCCACTCGCATCCCCGCGGGTAAATCGCTCGGTGCCGACCACCCGGAGGCAGTCATCCACTCCAGCACAGTGCCGGAGATCTCCTCGCCGCCGGTGGTCGGAGAGCTATGACCGGCAGGGCTGACGTTGCCTAGGACCGGCATGGTGGTCAGGGCTGCTGGGTCCTTGAACGTGGGAACCATCGCGGTGAGATCATCAACCTGGCGTTGCTGGCCGCCAAGCACAAACAGGGCAATCGCGAACACGCCGGCTGAGGCAAGCGCACCGGAGATCACCCGCACCCGCGTGCCACGCACGGCGCGCTCCACCTCACCGGGCCCGGTACGCAGCGGCCCCGCGGTGGCTCCGGGGATGCTCAGCGCGAGCAACTTCTCGGTGAGATCCGGGTTGACCGGGACCGCTCGTGCCGCGCGTGCAGCATCCCGGCAGGAGCGCTCGGCGTCCACCCGGGAGCGGCACGCCGGACACTCCACGAGATGCTGCTCCACCTTGGCCATGCGTGCTGGCGAGAGCTGCCCGTCGACGAACGGGGACACGAGGGGGCCCAAGTGGCTCATTCGGCCACTCCGGCGGCCGGAGCGGGCGGGGCGGCAAGCACAGCAGGAAGGGCGGGCGCGCTCGGGTCCTCGCGGCCCGGATCCGGCCCAGGGCCGACCAGCAACCCGCCGTCCGGAGCGCCGGGAGCGCGATGCGCCAGAGCGTTACGCAACTGGGCGCGGCCGCGGTGGATCCGGGATCGCACCGTGCCCATGGAGATGCCGAGAGTCGCACCGATCTCCTCGTAGGAGAGCCCTTCGATGTCGCAGAGCACCACGGCCGCTCGGTACTGAGGTTTGAGACCGTCCAACGCCGCCTGAATGTCGGTGTCGAGGTTCTCATGCTCGTAGCGTCGCTCCGGTGAACCGGACTCGCCGGTGGCGGGGAGGCGCTCGGCAGCGGGTCCGAGCGCATCGAACCGGATGCGCTTCTTGCGCCGCTGCCCATCCAGGAACAGGTTCGTGGTGATGCGGTGCAGCCAGCCCTGAAAGGTGCCCGGGGCGTAGGAGTTCAGCGAGCGGAACACGCGCACGAACACTTCCTGGGTCAGATCCTCGGCATCGGCCCGGTTCCCGGTGAGCCGGTACGCAAGCCGGTAGACCCGGTCGGAGTTCTCCCGCACGACCTGCTCCCAGGTGGGCGGCTGCCAACCACCCGCAGAAGGATCGACGTCGGTGATCTCATTCGCGACGTCATCAGCGGCAACAGGAGTCATCGTATTCATGGCACCCACCATGGTAAGTCCCCTCCCTGAGAATTGCCTGGGAGCCGAAGCCTCTTGGCCCTCCCCCCGACTGCCTGCCCACCTCATCCCGGGCACGTCCCGGACCCGCGAGGGCATCGGCGCTACGATCGAGGGCACCATCAACCCCACACCGCCACGAACCGGCTCCGCCGGTGCCCCACCGGGAGGCCCACCATCGCTGCCGACAAGGCCCAGAGCTGGGCCTACACCGAGGACTACCTCACCGAGCCCGAACAGACCCAACTCGCCCGTGGCCGAGCCGAGGAATTCGGGATCACTCCGGTCTCCCCAGGAACTGGTGCCGCATTGCGCATGCTCGCCGCGGCGTCGAAGGCACGCGCTGTGGCCGAAGTCGGTACCGGTACCGGCGTCTCCGGCCTGTGGCTGCTGGAAGGAATGCTCACCGATGGTGTGCTCACCACGATCGACATCGAGGTGGAGCACCAGCGAGCGGCCAAGGAGACATTCGCTGCGGCTCAGATCCGCCCGACCCGCACCCGCACGATCTCCGGGCGAGCCCTGGACGTGCTCCCCCGGCTGGCCGACGCGGCCTACGACATGGTGGTGATCGACGGCGACCCCGCCGAGGCAGCCGACGATGCCGATCAGGCCATCCGGATGCTGCGCACCGGCGGAGTGCTTGCAGTGACCGATGCGCTCGCCCGCGATCGGGTGGCCGATCCGGCACGGCGCGACGAGCAGACCGTCGCGATGCGCGAGTTGGGCCGACGCATTCGTGAAGATGAGCGACTCATCCCTACGCTGCTGCCGGTCGGCGACGGCCTGCTGGTAGCCATCGTCCGCTAATCCCCGCTCGGCGCTCAGGTGAGCGACTGCAGCCAGCGGAACAGTAAGCGCGCACCGAAGCCTGTGGCACCCTCATTCACTTCGTGCTCGGGCTTGGGAGCACGCCCCGGTCCGGCGATGTCCAGGTGAGCCCACGCCCCGGATCCTGCGAACTGCTGCAGGAACAGGGCCGCAGTGATCGATCCCCCGCCCACCGAGGAATCGGTGGCGATGTGGCACAGATCCGCCACCGTCGAATCCAGCGCGGTGCGGTACTCCTGCACCAACGGCATCGCCCACACCTGCTCCCCGGTCCGCTCGGCAGCCGCTTCCAGCCCGGCCCGGAGGTGATCGTCGGTGGCGTACAAGGCGGCGTGCCGCTTGCCCAGCCCCAGGCTGGCAGCACCGGTCAGCGTCGCGACGTCCACGAGGGCGCTGGGCGCATACTCGGTGCGCGCCCAGGCCATCGCATCGGCGAGAACCATGCGACCCTCGGCGTCGGTGTTCCCGATCTCCACCGTGGTGCCATCGACCATCTCGACAACATCGCCGGGCCGGTAGGACGCTGCACCGACGGCATTCTCAGCCAACGGCAGCACGGCGATGACTCGCACCGCAAGCCCGGCGCGCGCGGCGCCCAGCACTGCGCCGAGCACGGCGGCCGCGCCGGCCATGTCGGTCTTCATCGGAATCATCGCCTCGCGCGGCTTCAGTGAGATGCCGCCGGTGTCGTAGGTGATGCCCTTGCCCACCAGGACGACAGGCGCACCATTCGTGGCGCCGGAGCCCGGGTGCTCCACGGTCACCAGGCGCGCCGGGCTGTCCGAGCCTCCGCCCACGGCGAGGATCCCGCCGAACCCGTGTTCAGCGAGCCAGCGCTCATCGTGGACCTGCACCTGGAGCCCGGTGTCCTGGGCGAGTTCGCGTGCCTGCCCGGCCATCCACTGCGGGTTTTTCACGTTCGACGGCGTCGCCGCCAGCCGGCGCGCCACCAGGGTCGTCTCGGCCGCCACGGCGCCTTCCGCCACCGCGGTGGCGATTCCCTCGGACTCGCTGCACAGCGTCAGTGCAGCAAGCGGCGACACTCGATCGGCAGCGGAGCCCAGGGACGGAGGCGAGTAGGCACCCAGTAGGACACCCTCGACGAACGAGGCAGCGGCGTCGTCAAGCAGCGTCGACAATACGATCGCGGCATGGTCGCACCCGGCGGTGGCCCGGGCAAGTGCGGCGCCGGCCCGGCGCGCGGACCGCTGCGTACCGTCACCCACGCCGAGAAAGACCACCCGCCGTGGCAGCCCGGCCCACGCGGCCACCGGAGGAAGTGGCGCCACCACCGCCTCCCCGGCGGCCCCGGTCGCGCCAGCCGACGCGGCCCACTCGGCGAACTCGATTCCGTACGCCGGCACCGCAGCGACCCGAAGGGAGACCGAGCCTGCGCCGTCGGGGCGATCGTGACCGGAAGCCAGAGCAAGCACCAGCGTGCTCTGCTCACCCCAGTCGCGCAGGTCATCCGCGCCAGGAGCGGCAGGTCCGGCAGTGAGTGTGGGGCCGTGAGCCATCCTCAGCCGGCGACGGCGGAGAGCGCGGCGCTCAGTTCATCGGCCTCAGTGGGCTTGAGTTCGACCACGAGACGACCACCGCCTTCGAGTGGCACGCGCATGATGATCCCACGGCCCTCCTTGGTGACCTCGAGTGGTCCGTCACCGGTTCTGGGCTTCATGGCGGCCATAGGGTTACTCCCTGTTCTCAGTGCGTGATGCGCCTCGGCGGTCGCGGGTTCGGTGACCCCCAAGCGACCCGCCAGTGGTGCTGTTCATGTCCCATTCTATGCCAGGTGTGACCCAGGACTCCATCACCTGCGGATCGCCGGCCTGAGGTTCGGGATCGTCGAAGGTCACCGCCCACCGGCCGCTGGAGAGGGCGACTGCCACACACGCCACGGCAGCGCATACCCCGGCCAGCATCCAGGTGATAGCGGTGACCCAGCCCATCAGATCCTCACTCGGGCCCGGCCGCGCCCGCCTGCGCGGCGGCCTCCGCGGCCTCGGCCATCTCCTGGCGTCGCCTGCTCCGATTCGCCTTGACCACCACGTCCACGGCTTCGGCCGGATCATCGGTGAGATGTAGCAGATCCAGGTCGTGGGAGGAGATCGTGCCGCGGCCCGCGAGCGAGTGCCGGATCCAGTCGATCAGCCCACCCCAAAATTGCGTACCCACCAGCACGATCGGGAACCGTTTGACCTTCTGCGTCTGCACCAGGGTCAGCGCCTCGAACAGTTCGTCCAGCGTGCCGTAGCCACCCGGGAGCACGATGAATCCCTCGGAGTACTTCACGAACATCATCTTCCGGGCGAAGAAATACCGGAAGTTCACCCCGAGGTCGACGTACTCATTCAGGCCCTGCTCGAACGGAAGCTCAATGCCGAGGCCCACGGAGATGCCGTCGGCGTCGTGCGCTCCCTTGTTGGCGGCCTCCATCACCCCTGGTCCGCCTCCGGTGATCACGGCGTAGCCGGCCTCGACAATGTGGCGGGCCACCTGCTGGGCGAGGTCGTACTCGGCATCCTCGGGGCGCATCCGCGCCGAACCGAACACGCTGACGGCGGGCCCAAGCTCGGCGAGTGCACCAAAGCCCTCCACGAACTCGGACTGGATCCGCAACACCCGCCATGGGTCGGAGTGCACCCAGTCGGCACCTTCGGACGGCTCCAGGAGCCGCTCGTCGGTCGTCTTCTCCGGAATCTGCCGGCCCCGTAACTGGACGGGCCCCTTCCAGTAGTGGCGCTTACGTTCGCGGCTCATCGGACGCTCCTCTCCTCGCCCGGGCCATCGGCCGGGGCGGTCAACCAGGCGGCCAGCGCGGTCGCACAGGTACGGATCTGCTCGGTGGGGGTGTGTTCGTCGTCGGCATGCGCCAGCGAGGGGTCGCCGGGGCCGAAGTTGACCGCGGGTACTCCGAGCTCACTGAACCGCGCCACATCGGTCCAGCCGTACTTCGGGCCCAGCTGCCCCCCAGTCACCGCCGTGACGGCCGCGGTGAACTCGCGCGCGGCCGGTGAGTCCATCCCGGGGCGCGCGCCTGGCGAGGAATCGGTCAGCTCCACGTCGTACCCGTCGAACAGCTCACGCACATGCGCGTAGGCCTGCTCCACACTCGCCGAGGGCGCGAAGCGGTAGTTCACGGTGACGACGCACTCATCGGGGATCATATTCGTGGCGATCCCGCCGCGGATGCCGACGGCGTTCATCCCCTCCCGGTAGACGAGACCGTCCACCTCCACCTCGGCGGGGGTGTAGTCGGCCAGTCGGGTGAGGATCGCGGCGGCGTCATGAATCGCGTTGTGTCCCTTCCATGCGCGGGCCGAATGTGCCGTCGTCCCGTGCGTGCGCACCTCCACGCGGAGGGTGCCATTGCAGCCGCCCTCGATCCCGCCGCCGGTGGGCTCGCCGAGCACGGCGAAGTCACCGGCGAGCCAGTCCGGGTGCGTACGCGCCACACGGCCGAGCCCATTCAGCGACGCCTCGACCTCCTCGTGGTCGTAGAAGACCCAGGTGACGTCCACACCCGGCTCGGCGAGCGTGACTGCCAGGTGCAGGGCCACGCCGACGCCGCCCTTCATGTCCACAGTGCCGCGCCCCCAGAGGATCTCCTGACCGTCACGTTCGAGGAGCTCGGTGGGTAGGTTGTCCTGGATCGGCACCGTGTCCAGGTGTCCGGCGATCACCACCCTGCGGTCTCGGCCCAGGTGGGTGCGGGCGACCACCGTGTCACCGTCGCGGAGCACCTCGAGATGGTCAGCGCTGAGCAGCACATCCTCGACGGCGTTCGCGAGCGCGGTCTCATTCCCGCTGACGCTGGAGATATCGCAGATCGCGCGGGTCAGAGTGACCGGATCGACCTC
Protein-coding sequences here:
- a CDS encoding anti-sigma factor family protein codes for the protein MSHLGPLVSPFVDGQLSPARMAKVEQHLVECPACRSRVDAERSCRDAARAARAVPVNPDLTEKLLALSIPGATAGPLRTGPGEVERAVRGTRVRVISGALASAGVFAIALFVLGGQQRQVDDLTAMVPTFKDPAALTTMPVLGNVSPAGHSSPTTGGEEISGTVLEWMTASGWSAPSDLPAGMRVENVSVADNADAGGQVLRLDLVDGATVVHVMEQRGVLDTSMVAALEPVQVGPHEVYLVAENWWIVQCGGSVVAVSSGEDPTAAHEVIMRMSEADDSGVVDRLANGLHVLLAGS
- a CDS encoding leucyl aminopeptidase family protein, which codes for MAHGPTLTAGPAAPGADDLRDWGEQSTLVLALASGHDRPDGAGSVSLRVAAVPAYGIEFAEWAASAGATGAAGEAVVAPLPPVAAWAGLPRRVVFLGVGDGTQRSARRAGAALARATAGCDHAAIVLSTLLDDAAASFVEGVLLGAYSPPSLGSAADRVSPLAALTLCSESEGIATAVAEGAVAAETTLVARRLAATPSNVKNPQWMAGQARELAQDTGLQVQVHDERWLAEHGFGGILAVGGGSDSPARLVTVEHPGSGATNGAPVVLVGKGITYDTGGISLKPREAMIPMKTDMAGAAAVLGAVLGAARAGLAVRVIAVLPLAENAVGAASYRPGDVVEMVDGTTVEIGNTDAEGRMVLADAMAWARTEYAPSALVDVATLTGAASLGLGKRHAALYATDDHLRAGLEAAAERTGEQVWAMPLVQEYRTALDSTVADLCHIATDSSVGGGSITAALFLQQFAGSGAWAHLDIAGPGRAPKPEHEVNEGATGFGARLLFRWLQSLT
- a CDS encoding O-methyltransferase; the encoded protein is MAADKAQSWAYTEDYLTEPEQTQLARGRAEEFGITPVSPGTGAALRMLAAASKARAVAEVGTGTGVSGLWLLEGMLTDGVLTTIDIEVEHQRAAKETFAAAQIRPTRTRTISGRALDVLPRLADAAYDMVVIDGDPAEAADDADQAIRMLRTGGVLAVTDALARDRVADPARRDEQTVAMRELGRRIREDERLIPTLLPVGDGLLVAIVR
- a CDS encoding S1C family serine protease is translated as MRGGVVALLMLLSLLVGLIAGAIGGMQLIDEPAPSSLPSAPAGNPSASPGDLSDGSVAGIAADVLPSTVYIRTGGGGVGGSGSGFVLREDGVVVTNHHVIAGAQDVTVVFSDGSQETAEVVGSTVDYDLAVLQVDREDLTPLVLGDSDGLRVGDPVVAIGAPLGLEGTVTAGIVSALDRPVSIPGEEGSSFLNAIQTDAAINPGNSGGPLVNASGEVIGVNSAIASTAQSGSAAGSVGLGFAIPSTQVRRTAQQLLDTGEATYPIIGATLNGQYSGEGVQVLEESDDDLEAIVSGGPADEAGLRPGDVIVAMDGEPVTAPDELIVKIRSRAPGETITLTVREGGQDRDVDVVLGERASE
- the dapE gene encoding succinyl-diaminopimelate desuccinylase; the encoded protein is MPDAPAPPAVLPDPREVDPVTLTRAICDISSVSGNETALANAVEDVLLSADHLEVLRDGDTVVARTHLGRDRRVVIAGHLDTVPIQDNLPTELLERDGQEILWGRGTVDMKGGVGVALHLAVTLAEPGVDVTWVFYDHEEVEASLNGLGRVARTHPDWLAGDFAVLGEPTGGGIEGGCNGTLRVEVRTHGTTAHSARAWKGHNAIHDAAAILTRLADYTPAEVEVDGLVYREGMNAVGIRGGIATNMIPDECVVTVNYRFAPSASVEQAYAHVRELFDGYDVELTDSSPGARPGMDSPAAREFTAAVTAVTGGQLGPKYGWTDVARFSELGVPAVNFGPGDPSLAHADDEHTPTEQIRTCATALAAWLTAPADGPGEERSVR
- the sigE gene encoding RNA polymerase sigma factor SigE, giving the protein MNTMTPVAADDVANEITDVDPSAGGWQPPTWEQVVRENSDRVYRLAYRLTGNRADAEDLTQEVFVRVFRSLNSYAPGTFQGWLHRITTNLFLDGQRRKKRIRFDALGPAAERLPATGESGSPERRYEHENLDTDIQAALDGLKPQYRAAVVLCDIEGLSYEEIGATLGISMGTVRSRIHRGRAQLRNALAHRAPGAPDGGLLVGPGPDPGREDPSAPALPAVLAAPPAPAAGVAE
- a CDS encoding TIGR00730 family Rossman fold protein, with translation MSRERKRHYWKGPVQLRGRQIPEKTTDERLLEPSEGADWVHSDPWRVLRIQSEFVEGFGALAELGPAVSVFGSARMRPEDAEYDLAQQVARHIVEAGYAVITGGGPGVMEAANKGAHDADGISVGLGIELPFEQGLNEYVDLGVNFRYFFARKMMFVKYSEGFIVLPGGYGTLDELFEALTLVQTQKVKRFPIVLVGTQFWGGLIDWIRHSLAGRGTISSHDLDLLHLTDDPAEAVDVVVKANRSRRRQEMAEAAEAAAQAGAAGPE
- a CDS encoding DUF3117 domain-containing protein, with product MAAMKPRTGDGPLEVTKEGRGIIMRVPLEGGGRLVVELKPTEADELSAALSAVAG